GGCGGAAACCGGCGCCGACCACCTCCGGTACCGGCAGCCCCCAGCGACGGAACAGATCCAGGTTACGCCATTCCCGTTGCACTCGTGGGGTGCCGATCCAGTTGTGCAGGTGACCGCCGCCGTTGCGGTACCGTTTGACGAAGAAGGTCCGCTCGCCACGGTGCAGGCGCACCACGTCTCCCATGGGGCCGTCCGAGACCACTTGCCCCTGGAGTTGAAACACGGCGTCCAGACCGTCGAAAGCGTGTTGGTCCGGGGCGCTTTTGACCCACCATCTCATGGCTATGCCCGTTCCCTTCTATAAAAAGGTCTCGCCCGAAAGCAGCGTCTATTGTAACGCCGCATACCGGGAAAATCCGGCGCTGACGGGGCGGGCTCTCGCGGACACGGCAAAACCCCCTTAAAGCGGGCGCAAATCCGTTACACTACGCCTCTTGGCCCGACCGCTGGCGGGTGGGTATCGATGCGAGGAGAGAATGGCATGACGGGGTTCGCCGAACTGGGGCTGCATGAGCGCCTGCTTAAGGGGATAGAGGCGTGCTCGATGGAGACGCCCACGGAAGTGCAGAGCGAGGCGATTCCGCAGGCGCTGGCCGGACACGATCTGCGTGTCACCGCCCGCACCGGCAGTGGCAAGACCGCCGCCTTCGCGCTGCCGTTGCTGCAGCATCTGTTGCTGGAACCCAAGCCGCTGGCCGGCACCCGTGCTCTGATTCTGTCTCCCACCCGGGAGCTGGCCAGCCAGTTGCAGAAGCAAGTGCAGGCGCTGGCGGGATTCACCTTCATCCAGTCCGAAGTGGTCACCGGCGGCGAGGATTTCAAAGTCCAGGCGGCCCGCATTCGCAAGAATCCGGAGATTCTGGTCGGCACGCCGGGGCGCCTGCTGGAACAGTTGGAGGCGGGGAATCTGGCCCTGGCGGATCTGGCGGTGCTGGTGATCGATGAAGCCGACCGCATGCTCGACCTTGGCTTTGGCGAGGATGTCAGCCGTCTGGCCGCGGCCTGTCCGGAGCAGCGCCACACCTGGCTGTTCTCCGCCACCCCGGGGGACGCCAACATGGAGCGCCTGGTGCGCGGTGTGCTGCGTGAGCCCCGAGTCCTGGCGTTGCATACCGTCCGCGAAATTCATCATGGCATTCGCCAGCAGGTGATCACCGCCGACGACGCGGCGCACAAGGAGCGTCTCACCCAATGGCTGTTGGCCCATGAGACCTACGCCAAGGCCATGGTGTTCACCAATACCCGGGTGCAGGCGGATCGCCTCGGCGGGGTGTTGCGCGCCACGGCTCGCAACAAGGTTTATGTGCTGCACGGTGAGAAAGCGCAGAAAGACCGCAAACAGGCCATGGACCGGTTGCGCAACGGCGATGTGGATATCCTGGTGGCCACCGACGTGGCCGCCCGGGGCCTGGATGTCTCCGGTCTGGACCTGGTGATCAACTTCGACATGCCGCGCAGCGGTGACGATTACGTCCATCGCATTGGCCGTACCGGCCGGCTTGGTGGCGAGGGGTTGGCGGTATCGCTGGTGAGTGCCAGCGAGTGGAATTTGATGGCGAGCATCCAGCGTTATCTCGATCAGCAGTTCGAGTTCCGCCTCATCGAGCCCCTCAAGGCCCGCTATCAAGGGCCGAAGAAACGGCGCGCCGATGGCCGTGCGGTGGGCAGCAAAAGCAAAAAGCTGAAACGTAAGGCCGCCGCCAAAAGCGGCACGAAGAAGGTGAAGAAAGCCTCCGGAGCCCGCGGTAAGGCGAAACCCGCCGCCCAGGAACTCAAAGGCGGTCACGCCACCCTCAAGCGCAAACCCCGTTCCCAAGACTGATTTGCGGTCCATAGTCTTTTTAAGGTGCTGTCATGAGTGAATCGACCCCGGTGATCCGGTTGAAGAAAAACGAGGAACGCCGGCTCAAGGCCGGGCACGAGTGGATTTACGCCAATGAGATCGACACCCGCGAGCAGCCGTTGAAAACCCTGCCCGCCGGCGGCGCCTGCGTGGTGGAGGATCACCGTGGCAAAGTGCTGGGGCGGGCATTGCTCAGCCCCAACTCCCTGATCGCCGCGCGCCTGTACAGCCGCGATATCCGTCAGGAACCCAGTAAGAGTTTCTTCAAGAAGCGCATTGCCGAAGCTCTGGCGATGCGCGAGACCCTGTTCGCTGAACCCTTCTATCGGCTGATTTACGGCGAGGCCGACGGCCTGCCGGGGCTGGTGGTGGATCGTTTCGGCGATACCCTGGTGCTGCAGTGTGGTACCGCCGGCATGGAAGCGTATCTGCAATTGGTGGTGGAAGCCCTGGACGCGGTGCTGGAGCCGGCTTGCATCGTTGTCAAAAACGACGCCTCCGTGCGCGCCCTGGAGGGTCTGCCCATTTATGTGCGGGCGGAGAAGGGCGAACTGCCGACGGTTTTGTCGCTGCGCGAGAACGGGGTGGACTTTCAGGCGCCACTGGCGGAAGGGCAGAAAACCGGTTGGTTCTTCGATCACCGTGCCGCCCGGGCGCGCATGGCGCCACTGGCGAAGGGCGCGCGGGTGCTGGATGTCTTTTCCTACTGCGGTGGCTGGGGTGTGCAGGCGGCGGTGGCCGGGGCTGGAGAAGTGACCTGTATAGACAGCTCCTCCACGGCGCTGGATTTCGTGCACGCCAATGCCGAGCGCAACGGTGTGGCGGATAAAATGCGGACCCTGGAAGGCGATGCCACCGCCGCCATGAAGCAATTGGTGAGCGACGGCGAAAAGTTCGATCTGGTGGTGCTGGACCCGCCGGCATTCGTCAAGCGGCGCAAGGATTTCAAGAACGGTCTGGCCGGCTATCACGCCATCAATGAGTTGGCGGTGCGGCTGGTGAAACCCGGTGGTTACTTTGTGTCGGCGTCCTGTTCCATGTTGCTGCCAGCGGAGAAGCTGCTGGATGTGGTGCGCGCCAGCGCCCGCCACATCGACCGGCGTCTACAAGTGATTGGCTATGAAGGGCAGGGGGCGGATCACCCGATTCATCCGTCGATACCGGAAACCGCTTATTTGAAGAGCTGGTTCAGCCGGGTGCTGTTCAAGGTCTGAGGCCGGACATACCGACCGGCGCATGAATTTACATGTTGCCACGAAGCCGCTGTGGGAGGCTTGCTTGCAAGCGAATGTCCCAAACGTCGGAGGGCGGAATTCGCCAGCAAGCTGGCTCCCACAGGCCCTGCCACGAAGCCGCTGTGGGAGCTTGCCTGCAAGCGAATGCCCAACGCCGGAGGGCCGTATTCGCCAGCAGGCTGGCTCCCACTGGCGGACATTGGAGTCATAAAGCAATCCGCGCCAGCACCGCCAAGGCCAGTCCCGCCAGAATCAGCGTGGTTCCTCTTTCCAGCCAGTCGTGGTGACGCGCCAGCCAGGCCGGCGCCGGTCCCCGCGCCAGGACCAACGCGAACAGACTGTACCAGGCACCGTCGATGACCACGGCGGTGGTGGCCATCTGGATCCGCGCCGGGGTGCCCATATCCGCCTCGATGAACTGGCTGAATAACGCCAGGAAGAACAGAGCCACCTTGGGGTTCAGCAACGCGATGAGGAAACCGTCGCGGGCGGCACCGCGGGTGGCTTGTACCTCGGCTTCGGGAGCCGGTCCGGCGGCGGCGCGCCAGCTTTTCCAGGCCAGCCACAACAGGAACAGCGCCCCGGCCGCCGAGATCAGGGTTTCCAGCCAGGGGAAGCGGTGCAGCAGCGCCGCCAGTCCCGCCACCGAGGCCGCGGCGTAGACGGCGATGCCACCGGCGTGGGCCAGACCGGCGGTGACCCCGCCGCGCGCACCGCTCAGCACGGTGTGGCGGGTCACCACCGCCAGACTGGCGCCCGGCGTCATCGCGCCGAGCAGACACACCGCCGCGAGAATCAGCCAGGAGTGAAGATCCAACATGCTATCGGCCCCGATGGCAAAGAGGGCATTTCAGTGCGCCGGGGCCTTGCCGTCAATATTGCGCGTAGACCTCGGTACCCTTTTCATCGAACAGCAGCACCTCATAGGGATCCTGGCGATCGCCCATTTCCATACCGGGAGAGCCAATCGGCATGGCCGGCACGGTCAGGCCAACGGCCTCGGGCCGCTCTTCCAGCAGGCGTTTTACTTCCTTGGCCGGCACATGGCCCTCGATGGTATAGCCATCGATAAAGGCAGTATGGCAGGAACCCAGTCCCGCCCGCAGCCCGGCTTTTTCCTTGATCGGCTGCAGGTTGTGGGTTTCGTGCACCTTCACATCGAAACCGTTTTCGCGCATGTGTTCCACCCATTTGATGCAACAGCCACAGGTGGGGGATTTGTACACCTCCAGGCTGGCGGCGGAGGCGGCCATGCTGGCCAGGGTAAGGGCGGCGCCCAGCAGTAGTTTTTTCATGGTGCGGTTCCTTTTCTCATAAAACATTAGTCGTTGACGATCAATGTACCCTGGTACATCTGCATCTGGCAGGTAAAACGGTATTCACCTGGCCGCTCCGGGGTCAGCGTTACGGTGGTGGCTTTGCCGGTGTCGAGAAATTCAGAGACGCCGAGCTCATGGAAGATTACTTGCTCCGCGCACGGACTCGGGTCCCGGCGCAGGAAGCGCAGCGTCAGCGGCTGCCCGGCCCGGGCCTGAATCACCGACGGTTCGTAGACACCGTTGTCCACCACAATATCCAGCGGCGCGTCACCGGCGCGCTTGGCCGGGCCACGACCGGATAGCCAGAACCACCAGACGATCAGGGCCATCAGCAACAGCCCGCCGAGATTGATTAGCCAGGTTGTCATTCGCTTGTCTCCGCTTTGTCGCCCACCACCACCAGACGTTCCTTATCCATCATCTGGCCGAGTACATTGAGGGTCTCTTCCCGGGCCTGCTCCAGGCGTACGGAATGGAACCCCGCCGCTTCCAGGGCCGCGACCAGATCAGGGCCGTCATACAGGGCGAAACCGTGTTCGAACACCGGCAGTTCCCGCATGCTGGCGCGGCTGCGCAGACCCAGGGCACAGCGCCCGCCGGGAGCGAGCAGCGCATGGATGCGTTCCAGTGCCGGCGCCAGCGGCTGCCAGAAATAAACCACGTTCACCGCCACCACCCGGTCCATGCTGCCTTCCGCCAGGGGCGGGGCCAGCAGATCGCCGAGCAGGAAACGGGCGTGGCCTTTTTCCACCCAGTCATGATTGGCGGCCCGTGCTTCACGGACCATCAGCGGGGACAGGTCCAGGCCGGTGTAATCGAGCCCCGGCCGGTCCCGCAACAAGGCCGCCACATGACCGCCGCCGCCGGGGCCGATTTCCAGTACCCGCTGGCCGGCGCGGCAATCGAGGGCGGCATAAGCCGCCTCGATCACTTCGGCGTTGCGCTGGTCCATGCTGGAGGCCACTTTGAGTCCGTCGTCGTCGTGGGGGCAGCGCAGTTGCGCCGCCAGCTGTTCAGGATTCACCACGGGTCTCCTCGTTGCCGCGGGATGCGCCACGGGGCCGAAACAAACGCAGCCGGTTGGCGTTGGTGACCACCGTCACCGAGCTCAGTGACATGGCGGCGCCGGCGATCACCGGGCTGAGCAGCCAGCCGGTGAAGGGATAAAGAATACCCGCCGCCACCGGTACGCCGAGCGTGTTATAGGCAAAGGCGCCGAACAGATTCTGCTTGATGTTGCGCACGGTGGCCCGGGAAATCGCCATGGCGTCCGCCACGCCGTGCAGCGAGCCGCCCATCAGAGTGATGGCGGCGGACTCGATGGCCACATCGGTGCCGGTACCGATGGCGAAGCCCACGTCCGCCTGGGCCAGCGCCGGAGCGTCGTTGATGCCGTCGCCGACCATGGCCACCTTGCGGCCCTCACCCTGCAGACGCTTGACCTCGCGGGCCTTGTCCTCGGGCAGCACCTCGGCCAGCACCTTGTCCACCCCCGCCTGGCGGGCAACGGCCTCGGCACTGGTGCGCACGTCCCCGGTGATCATCACCACGGTGAGGCCGAGGTCGTGCAGGCGTTGAATGGCGGCCCGGGAATCCTGTTTGATCGGGTCGGCGACGCCGATCACGCCCAGCAGCTGCTGATCCCGCGCCAGGAACAGCGGCGTGGCGCCATCCCGGCCCAGCGCTTCCGCCTGCTCTTGCAGGCCGCCGGCCACGCCTTCCTGATCCAGCCAGCGGCGGTTGCCGAGCCGGAGCAGGGCGCCGTCCAGGCGGGCGCTGACGCCCTTGCCGTTGTGGGCCTGGAAATCGGTGACCGCTTCGGTTCGCAGGCCGCGTTCTTCGGCGGTGGCGAGGATGGCCCGCGCCAGCGGATGTTCCGATCCGGTTTCCAGAGACGCCGCCAGTGTCAGCAAGGTGGCCTCGCTTTCACCGTCGATGGCGTGTACGCCGGTCACCGCCGGATGCCCCTCGGTGATGGTGCCGGTTTTATCCAGCACAATGGTGTCCAGGTCCCCGGCGGTTTGCAGGGCCTCGCCCTGGCGGATCAGGATGCCGGCCTCCGCCGCCTTGCCGACCCCGACCATCACCGACATCGGCGTGGCCAGCCCCAGGGCGCAGGGGCAGGCAATGATCAGCACGGTGGTGGCGGCCACCATCATATGCACGATGCGCGGGTCCGGCCCCAGGTTGTACCAGGCCAGAGCCGAGGCCACCGCGATCAGCAGGATGGTGGGCACGAACACCGCCGAGATACGGTCCGCCAGGCGTCCGATGGGCGGTTTGGCGCCCTGGGCTTTTTTCACCAGGGCGATGATCTGCGCCAGGGCGGTATCCCGTCCCACCCGGGTGGCGCGATAGATCAGAGTGCCGCTGTCGTTGACGGTGCCGGCGGCGACGGTGTCGCCGGGGCCTTTGCTCACCGGCATCGGTTCCCCGGTGAGCATGGACTCGTCCAGGCGGCTTTCGCCTTCCTCCACTTCGCCGTCCACGGCGATTTTCTCGCCGGGGCGGACGTGCAACAGATCGCCGGCCTGTACCGATTCCACCGGTATGTCCCGTTCGTCGCCGTCACGGATCACCCGGGCGGTGCGGGCACCCAGGTCCAGCAGCCGGCGTACCGCCTCACTGGTCTTGCCACGGGCGCGCATCTCCAGGGCCTGGCCCAGGTTGATCAGGCCGATGATCATGGCGCTGGCCTCGAAATAAACGTGGCGCGCCGCCTCCGGCAGCCAATCCGGGAACAGCACCACCACCATGGAATAGGCCCAGGCCGCGCCGGTGCCCAGCGCGATCAGGGTGTCCATGTTGGCGTTGTGGTGGCGGCCCGCTTTCCAGGCGCCGATGAAGAAATGCCGCCCGGACCAGGCCAACACGCCGAGGGTGACCAGGCCCACCGCCAGCCAACCCCACTGACTGGCGGTGCCCGCCGTCACCATCATGGTGCCGCCGGCCAGTCCCCATGCCATCAGCGGGATACCCACCGCCAGGCCGATCACGGTGTGGCGGATCAACTCGCGGTAATGCGCTTGTTCCTGCTCGTCCCGTTGCTGGTCGGCCCGTTGTTCGTCCTCGATCACGCTGGCGCCATAGCCGGCCGCTTTCACCGCCTCTATCAGGGCCTGGGGGTCGGCGCCGCCGGCCACCCGGGCGGTGCGATCGGCCAGGTTCATACTGGCGTCGTGCACACCGGCCACCCCGCTCAGTGCGGACTCGATGGTGCGCACACAGGAGGCGCAGGTGGCGCCGGTGATCGCCAGCAGATGCTCGCCAGCACCCTGAGGGGTGTCCCCGTGCCCGGCAGTGGCGCCATGGTGGTGATCGTCGCGGCTGTCACCGCTGGCCTGCGACGGCTGGCCCGGGGCTTCGATAGGACACTCGGGCGCGGATTCTTCCGGAGGGGGGGTGTCCACCCCGTAGCCGCTTTCCAGCAGCGCCTCGCGCAGGGCGTCGCCGTCGGCGTTGCCGCTGACGGTCACTGTTTGTTGCTCCAGATCAACCTCGGCGCCGGAGACCCCGGGTACCGTCAGCAGGGCGGTGCGGATCTTGCGGGCGCAGCCCTGGCAGGTAGCGCCCTGAATCGGCAGAGTCTGTTCATTCATGGGATAGTCCTCCATGGACAGCACTATCCAAGCTTGGGGTAACCCCAGGGTCAAGAAGGAAACGCTTCGAGCCGACAGCCTTTTCCCTCACAACGGCATAGCGCACCGGATTTAAATCGCAAACTTTTATAAAAGCGTCATAAAACAACGACTGCCCCATGGCGGGGCAGCGGCCCCGGGTGCACCATGGGCGCACTATTTAGGCTGGGTGACGGGCCAACCTGTATCAGGCGGCGCCCGCGTTGTTCGACCGGTTAAAGAGGACCTGAATCATGAAAAAGACGTTGATGTTTTCCGCGCTTGCCGCTGCCACTCTGACTGGCAATGCGCTGGCCCAGAACGCGCCGGTGCGCGATAACGGTTTTTCCTATACCTACGGCCAGCTCGGCTACGATCGTTGGGATTATGACAATGGCCTGGACGTCGACGCACTGACCGCGGAAGGGGCCTTCGCTCTGGATGAGCACGTCTTCCTGCGTGGTGGCGTGAGCTTCTATGATGGTGACTACAACCGCTCCCGTTGGGACGACGACGTGGATGGCCATCGCATGTACATCGGTGCCGGCATGCATACCCCGCTGAACCGGGGTCTGGATCTGGAACTGATGGGTGATGTGATTTACGACGACAACGACTTCGACGATGAGATGGGTTATGCCCTGCGCGCGGGTCTGCGTCACCGCACCCTGGACATGGTGGAGCTGTCCGGTGGCGTGGTTTACGAGGACATCTATGACGACCAGTTCGGTGTCTATGGCCAGGGCCTGCTGAATATCACCCCGGCGGTGGATGTGGGGGCCCGCATCACCCTCGCCGATGATGTGGATACCTTCGGCGTTTTCGGCCGCTATAACTTCTAAGCAGCACGCTGACCGCTTTCTCACCGAGGAGGCTACGAAGCCGCGGTGGGAAGCGGCCTTGGCCGCGAATGGTTTTCCCTGCCGTTGGCGATTCGCTTGCAAGCAAGCTTCCCACAGCGGCTGCGTAGCAAAAACTGTGGGAGCCAGCTTGCTGGCGAATACGGCCCTAGGGCTCGCCCTGATCGCCGTTCAGCCAACGGCTGATCGGTGCCCACTGTCCGCTTTCACTGGCTTGTTGCAGGGCCTTCCTGAAGCCCGCTTTTTGTTTCTCCAGCGCCTCTCGCAAGGGGGCCAGATCGTCGCCGTTCAGTTGTGCCAGAGCGGCTTCCGGTAAGGTCTCGCGCACTATCGCCAGGCTTTCCCCGGGCGCCATCCGATCCCCTTCCGCTGTCTCGCCTTTCGAATCCGCTGTCCAGCGGCGCGCCTGACGCAATCGCCGGTCCAGCAACTTCAGGCCACAGCGCAATTCCGCGGCGCTGACACCGTTGGCGTCCTGTAGCGGCGTCAGATCGTCCATCAGCAGGGTGCCGGCCACGCGCACATAATCGTGGCGGCGCTGCGTGATCGGGCTGCCGGTATCGAACTCCGAGACCGCCCGGGGCGAGCCGTCACCGTTGTGCAGTAGCAGCCATAGTGGCTGGAATCCCAGGCTCACCTCGCCGGGCGCGGCCATCCGGTGCTGTTCCAACAAGGTATCGCGGCGGATGGGCAGGGCCTGGTCGTTAACGATGCCGGACTCCGGCCAGCTTGGCGTGGCATCCACGTAAGCCGGGTAGAGCGGCCAGTCGTCCACGCGTTCCAGAGATGACAGCTGGTCCCGGCCACAGGCGCGGGTGGCCAGCACCAGCCAGAACTGGTTGGTGGTGCGGTACAACGCTCGCCACTGCCTGGTCAGCGTGGCCAGGGTCTGATCATTGGCGCCGGTGGTGAAAGCCTCCAGTGCCTGTCGCCAGGCCTCGAGGGCCGGCGTCAGCGCCTGGTCCGCCTGGCTGTCCAGTGTGTCCACCAGAGGCGCGCGCGCCGGCTCCGTCGCCTGTTCCGACGGCTCGTTGCAGCTGGCCAGGGACAGCGCTGTCAGCACCAGCAGAGCCGCTTTCCTCATTGGCTCCGCCGCAGCGAAATGATCGGCCAGTCCCGTTCACGGGCCGCTGCCGCCAGCGTGTCGTCCGGGTCCACGGCCACCGGATGGGCGACCTCGCCCAGCAGGGGCAGATCATTGTGGGAATCGCTGTAGAACCAGCTGCCGTCCAGGGACTCGTGGTGTTCCTCCAGCCATTGATGCAGGCGCTTGACCTTGCCGCCCTGATAGCAGGGGATCCCCGCCACCCTGCCGGTGTAGCCCTGGTCGGTCTTTTCCGCCCGGGTGGCCAGCAGATGCGGCACGCCCAGCCGTTCGGCGATGGGGGCGGTGATGAAATCGTTGGTGGCGGTAATGATCATCAGGGTATGGCCCTGATCGCGGTGCTTTTGCAGCAACGCTTCGGCCGCCGGCAGCCACAGGTTCTGGACCACGTCCTTCATGTATTGCTCACGCCAGGCGTGGAGCTGCTCCAGAGGGCGGCCCACCAGTTCACCGAGCACGAATTCCTGGTAGGCGATGATGTCCAGAGTGCCGTCCAGGTAGTCCTGATAAAAGCGATCATTGGCGGCCTGGTAGGCGGCGGCGTCCACCAGGGACTGACTTACCAGCCATTCCCCCCACTGATGATCGGAGTCGCCGGCGATAAGGGTGTTGTCCAGGTCAAAGATGGCCAGAGTCATGCTGGATCCCATGAAAGAGAGAGAGAAAGATTGGCGCGTGGAGCATAACAAAGGCCGATCCGTTCGGCAGCCGATTGATCGAGCCTACCGGGACAAGGTTTAATGAGTGAGTATCGGAGCCGCCATGATGGCCATGGCGCGGCACGCCCTGTGTGTGCCCCTCCGGCCCCGGCGGGCCGGATGTCGCTGGCTCCCCCGGGTTTGGAAGACCATGACTGGCATTATTGATGAACAGGGGTACCGGCTGAATGTCGGTATCGTGATCGCGGGGCCTGATGGCCGGGTGTTCTGGGGTCGCCGCGTCGGCAATCGGGATGCCTGGCAGTTTCCCCAGGGTGGCATGATGCCCGGGGAGACGCCGGAGGAAACCCTGTTCCGGGAACTGGAAGAAGAGGTGGGGCTGCGCCAGGAGCATGTCAGCATTCTCGCCCACACCGAAGGCTGGCTGACCTACCGCCTGCCGCGCCGCTTCCTGCGGCCTCCACGCAACCGGCCCCGCTGTATCGGACAGCGGCAAAAATGGTTCCTGCTGCGGCTGAACGCGGAGGAAGGGGCCATCGACCTGACTCTGGGGCCGGAGCCGGAGTTTCAGGACTGGCGCTGGGTAAACTACTGGTACCCGATCCGCAAGGTGGTGCATTTCAAACGCGCGGTCTATGCGCGAGCCCTGAGAGAACTGGCCCCCGCCCTACCCAAGAGGAGCAAACATGCTTGATACCCTGCGCCGCATTGTGCAGGAAGTGAATAACGCGCCGGACATCCGCTCGGCCCTGGATCTTATGGCCCAGCGGGTGCGCGATGCCATGGGCACCGAGGTGTGCTCGATTTACTTGCGGGACAATGACCGGGAACGCTACGTGCTGATGGCCTCCGAGGGCCTCAAGCGCGAAGCGGTGGGCCGGGTCAGTCTGGGCCTGTCCGAGGGGCTGGTGGGTCAGGTGGGTCAGCGCGAGGAGCCGATCAACCTGGAAGATGCCTTCGCTCACCCCAAATTCCATTACCTGGCGGAGACCGGCGAGGATCCGTTCCACGCCTTCCTCGGCGTGCCGGTGATGCATCACGGCGAGGTGCTGGGCGTGCTGGTGGTACAGCAGCGCGACGCTCGCCGC
This sequence is a window from Alloalcanivorax dieselolei B5. Protein-coding genes within it:
- a CDS encoding DEAD/DEAH box helicase encodes the protein MTGFAELGLHERLLKGIEACSMETPTEVQSEAIPQALAGHDLRVTARTGSGKTAAFALPLLQHLLLEPKPLAGTRALILSPTRELASQLQKQVQALAGFTFIQSEVVTGGEDFKVQAARIRKNPEILVGTPGRLLEQLEAGNLALADLAVLVIDEADRMLDLGFGEDVSRLAAACPEQRHTWLFSATPGDANMERLVRGVLREPRVLALHTVREIHHGIRQQVITADDAAHKERLTQWLLAHETYAKAMVFTNTRVQADRLGGVLRATARNKVYVLHGEKAQKDRKQAMDRLRNGDVDILVATDVAARGLDVSGLDLVINFDMPRSGDDYVHRIGRTGRLGGEGLAVSLVSASEWNLMASIQRYLDQQFEFRLIEPLKARYQGPKKRRADGRAVGSKSKKLKRKAAAKSGTKKVKKASGARGKAKPAAQELKGGHATLKRKPRSQD
- a CDS encoding class I SAM-dependent rRNA methyltransferase translates to MSESTPVIRLKKNEERRLKAGHEWIYANEIDTREQPLKTLPAGGACVVEDHRGKVLGRALLSPNSLIAARLYSRDIRQEPSKSFFKKRIAEALAMRETLFAEPFYRLIYGEADGLPGLVVDRFGDTLVLQCGTAGMEAYLQLVVEALDAVLEPACIVVKNDASVRALEGLPIYVRAEKGELPTVLSLRENGVDFQAPLAEGQKTGWFFDHRAARARMAPLAKGARVLDVFSYCGGWGVQAAVAGAGEVTCIDSSSTALDFVHANAERNGVADKMRTLEGDATAAMKQLVSDGEKFDLVVLDPPAFVKRRKDFKNGLAGYHAINELAVRLVKPGGYFVSASCSMLLPAEKLLDVVRASARHIDRRLQVIGYEGQGADHPIHPSIPETAYLKSWFSRVLFKV
- a CDS encoding LysE family translocator produces the protein MLDLHSWLILAAVCLLGAMTPGASLAVVTRHTVLSGARGGVTAGLAHAGGIAVYAAASVAGLAALLHRFPWLETLISAAGALFLLWLAWKSWRAAAGPAPEAEVQATRGAARDGFLIALLNPKVALFFLALFSQFIEADMGTPARIQMATTAVVIDGAWYSLFALVLARGPAPAWLARHHDWLERGTTLILAGLALAVLARIAL
- a CDS encoding DUF411 domain-containing protein, encoding MKKLLLGAALTLASMAASAASLEVYKSPTCGCCIKWVEHMRENGFDVKVHETHNLQPIKEKAGLRAGLGSCHTAFIDGYTIEGHVPAKEVKRLLEERPEAVGLTVPAMPIGSPGMEMGDRQDPYEVLLFDEKGTEVYAQY
- a CDS encoding cupredoxin domain-containing protein, whose amino-acid sequence is MTTWLINLGGLLLMALIVWWFWLSGRGPAKRAGDAPLDIVVDNGVYEPSVIQARAGQPLTLRFLRRDPSPCAEQVIFHELGVSEFLDTGKATTVTLTPERPGEYRFTCQMQMYQGTLIVND
- a CDS encoding class I SAM-dependent methyltransferase, coding for MNPEQLAAQLRCPHDDDGLKVASSMDQRNAEVIEAAYAALDCRAGQRVLEIGPGGGGHVAALLRDRPGLDYTGLDLSPLMVREARAANHDWVEKGHARFLLGDLLAPPLAEGSMDRVVAVNVVYFWQPLAPALERIHALLAPGGRCALGLRSRASMRELPVFEHGFALYDGPDLVAALEAAGFHSVRLEQAREETLNVLGQMMDKERLVVVGDKAETSE
- a CDS encoding heavy metal translocating P-type ATPase; this translates as MNEQTLPIQGATCQGCARKIRTALLTVPGVSGAEVDLEQQTVTVSGNADGDALREALLESGYGVDTPPPEESAPECPIEAPGQPSQASGDSRDDHHHGATAGHGDTPQGAGEHLLAITGATCASCVRTIESALSGVAGVHDASMNLADRTARVAGGADPQALIEAVKAAGYGASVIEDEQRADQQRDEQEQAHYRELIRHTVIGLAVGIPLMAWGLAGGTMMVTAGTASQWGWLAVGLVTLGVLAWSGRHFFIGAWKAGRHHNANMDTLIALGTGAAWAYSMVVVLFPDWLPEAARHVYFEASAMIIGLINLGQALEMRARGKTSEAVRRLLDLGARTARVIRDGDERDIPVESVQAGDLLHVRPGEKIAVDGEVEEGESRLDESMLTGEPMPVSKGPGDTVAAGTVNDSGTLIYRATRVGRDTALAQIIALVKKAQGAKPPIGRLADRISAVFVPTILLIAVASALAWYNLGPDPRIVHMMVAATTVLIIACPCALGLATPMSVMVGVGKAAEAGILIRQGEALQTAGDLDTIVLDKTGTITEGHPAVTGVHAIDGESEATLLTLAASLETGSEHPLARAILATAEERGLRTEAVTDFQAHNGKGVSARLDGALLRLGNRRWLDQEGVAGGLQEQAEALGRDGATPLFLARDQQLLGVIGVADPIKQDSRAAIQRLHDLGLTVVMITGDVRTSAEAVARQAGVDKVLAEVLPEDKAREVKRLQGEGRKVAMVGDGINDAPALAQADVGFAIGTGTDVAIESAAITLMGGSLHGVADAMAISRATVRNIKQNLFGAFAYNTLGVPVAAGILYPFTGWLLSPVIAGAAMSLSSVTVVTNANRLRLFRPRGASRGNEETRGES
- a CDS encoding histidinol-phosphatase; the encoded protein is MTLAIFDLDNTLIAGDSDHQWGEWLVSQSLVDAAAYQAANDRFYQDYLDGTLDIIAYQEFVLGELVGRPLEQLHAWREQYMKDVVQNLWLPAAEALLQKHRDQGHTLMIITATNDFITAPIAERLGVPHLLATRAEKTDQGYTGRVAGIPCYQGGKVKRLHQWLEEHHESLDGSWFYSDSHNDLPLLGEVAHPVAVDPDDTLAAAARERDWPIISLRRSQ
- a CDS encoding RNA pyrophosphohydrolase, whose protein sequence is MTGIIDEQGYRLNVGIVIAGPDGRVFWGRRVGNRDAWQFPQGGMMPGETPEETLFRELEEEVGLRQEHVSILAHTEGWLTYRLPRRFLRPPRNRPRCIGQRQKWFLLRLNAEEGAIDLTLGPEPEFQDWRWVNYWYPIRKVVHFKRAVYARALRELAPALPKRSKHA